A single Mycolicibacterium cosmeticum DNA region contains:
- a CDS encoding ABC transporter ATP-binding protein — protein MTAGVAVELRDLSRHYGPVRALDGLTLRMEPGQLVALLGPSGCGKTTALRILTGLDEATAGSVWVDGRDISRVPANKRDIGMVFQAYSLFPHLTVRDNVAFGLKMRGMSKRDRQVRALEMLELVGLAAQSDRYAGELSGGQQQRVALARALAIRPRVLLLDEPLSALDAKVRTQLRDEIRRVQQEVGITTLFVTHDQEEALAVADRVGVMNAGRLEQLAAPADLYTAPATPFVAEFVGLSNRVPAEVIDGQVLLWGKAVPALPGSVTGAGTALVRPESVRLAAGASEATGSGVVQSVSFLGAVSRVRVALAGSEAGATVLAQVSGGESFTVGQRVRVGVESDGVLVV, from the coding sequence ATGACGGCCGGTGTCGCGGTGGAGTTGAGGGACCTGAGCCGCCACTACGGGCCGGTGCGGGCACTCGACGGGCTCACCTTGCGGATGGAGCCGGGCCAGCTGGTCGCGCTGCTCGGCCCGTCGGGCTGCGGTAAGACCACCGCGCTGCGGATCCTGACCGGGCTCGACGAGGCGACTGCGGGCAGTGTCTGGGTCGACGGCCGGGATATCAGCCGGGTACCGGCGAACAAACGCGACATCGGGATGGTGTTCCAGGCGTACAGCCTGTTCCCGCACCTGACGGTGCGGGACAATGTCGCGTTCGGCCTGAAGATGCGCGGGATGTCCAAGCGGGACAGGCAGGTTCGCGCACTGGAGATGCTGGAGCTGGTGGGTCTGGCGGCTCAGTCGGACCGTTACGCCGGTGAGCTCTCCGGTGGCCAGCAGCAGCGGGTCGCGCTGGCCCGTGCGTTGGCGATCCGGCCCAGGGTGCTGCTGCTCGACGAGCCGCTCTCGGCCCTGGATGCCAAGGTGCGCACCCAGTTGCGGGACGAGATCCGAAGGGTCCAGCAGGAAGTCGGCATCACGACGCTGTTCGTCACACACGACCAGGAGGAGGCGCTGGCCGTCGCCGACCGGGTCGGGGTGATGAACGCCGGCCGGTTGGAGCAGCTGGCCGCCCCCGCCGACCTGTACACGGCACCGGCCACGCCGTTCGTGGCCGAGTTCGTCGGGCTGAGCAACCGCGTTCCGGCTGAGGTCATCGACGGCCAGGTGCTGTTGTGGGGCAAGGCTGTTCCGGCGCTGCCCGGATCGGTGACCGGTGCGGGGACGGCACTGGTTCGACCGGAGTCCGTGCGGCTTGCGGCGGGGGCGAGCGAAGCGACGGGATCGGGTGTCGTGCAGTCTGTCTCGTTCCTCGGGGCGGTGTCTCGGGTCCGGGTGGCCCTTGCGGGGAGTGAGGCCGGGGCGACGGTGCTGGCCCAGGTCAGCGGTGGTGAGTCGTTCACCGTGGGGCAGCGGGTCCGGGTCGGCGTCGAATCCGATGGCGTGCTGGTGGTCTAA
- a CDS encoding PPE domain-containing protein, translating into MTANEVKVVTADLRGLAGAMRAVFWYQPDAQAMPPDQLPLAITATANLNDNAAELAQYQKLAEAQGHRLAEMLDSAAKAYDEVDEKYKTTLDDPQRHAAVEGITLSPPSTPLPPVPQASPAPKALDAGGYSNIEQTHMQLLSGSDASLRAAAVQWDLAADSAEGARPPKNTSDWEGEAADAAHRRLDEYGDWCTELGAAWRRLADAANKIADAHVTAVTEHTPLYLQYLAAKQALARLLAEGDARSQVQAQHVQAEMAKLQQASDEVRQNYAGQATFDQVKVEKPGFASSGGTGGGTTSGSGSGGGGGGGNPGGGAGQPLGSPQPPSAPVSPQGADPLSTGQSPSSSAGSGGSPSGSGGSPAGKGGGGSPAGGGLPSGGGLPGGGLPDGGLPDPALDDPGVSPAGAGGGSGGGAGGGGGAPGMPLQPSVGAETVGPAPGGARGGGSGAIPASAMGGGMGGMGHGGAQPGKEKRRDPNLAPDEDLYTEDRPWTEGVIGARKRRDTPDKDQK; encoded by the coding sequence ATGACCGCCAACGAGGTGAAGGTCGTCACCGCCGACCTGAGAGGCCTGGCGGGGGCGATGCGTGCGGTGTTCTGGTACCAGCCGGACGCGCAGGCCATGCCGCCGGACCAGTTGCCGTTGGCCATCACGGCGACCGCGAATTTGAACGACAACGCCGCTGAGCTGGCGCAGTATCAGAAACTCGCGGAGGCCCAGGGCCATCGGCTCGCCGAGATGCTCGACTCGGCCGCGAAGGCCTACGACGAGGTCGACGAGAAGTACAAGACCACGCTCGACGATCCGCAGCGGCACGCGGCGGTCGAGGGCATCACCTTGTCCCCGCCGTCCACACCGCTGCCCCCGGTACCCCAGGCATCGCCGGCGCCGAAGGCCCTGGATGCCGGCGGCTACAGCAATATCGAGCAGACCCACATGCAACTGCTCAGCGGTAGCGACGCCTCGTTGCGGGCCGCCGCCGTGCAGTGGGACCTGGCCGCCGACAGCGCCGAGGGCGCCCGACCACCGAAGAACACCTCAGACTGGGAGGGTGAGGCCGCCGACGCCGCCCACCGGCGGCTCGACGAGTACGGCGACTGGTGCACCGAACTGGGCGCGGCGTGGCGGCGATTGGCCGACGCCGCCAACAAGATCGCCGACGCGCACGTCACCGCGGTGACCGAGCACACGCCGCTCTATCTCCAGTACCTCGCCGCCAAGCAGGCCCTGGCCCGGTTGCTGGCCGAGGGCGACGCCAGGTCCCAAGTCCAGGCCCAGCATGTGCAGGCCGAGATGGCGAAGCTGCAGCAGGCCTCCGACGAGGTGCGGCAGAACTACGCCGGGCAGGCCACCTTCGACCAGGTGAAGGTGGAAAAGCCCGGGTTCGCCTCATCCGGCGGGACCGGTGGGGGCACCACATCGGGCTCCGGCAGCGGCGGCGGTGGCGGTGGCGGTAACCCGGGCGGCGGTGCCGGCCAGCCTCTCGGGTCACCGCAGCCGCCGTCGGCGCCGGTGAGCCCGCAGGGCGCCGATCCGCTGTCGACCGGGCAGTCACCGTCGAGCTCCGCCGGATCAGGCGGCAGCCCATCGGGTTCCGGCGGCAGCCCGGCCGGAAAGGGCGGTGGCGGCTCCCCCGCCGGCGGCGGGTTGCCGTCCGGGGGCGGGCTGCCAGGAGGTGGACTGCCCGATGGTGGGTTGCCCGACCCGGCGCTGGACGACCCGGGCGTCAGTCCCGCCGGTGCCGGTGGCGGCTCGGGTGGCGGCGCCGGCGGTGGTGGCGGCGCACCCGGCATGCCGCTGCAGCCCAGCGTCGGCGCCGAGACGGTCGGCCCAGCACCCGGTGGCGCCCGCGGCGGTGGCTCGGGTGCCATCCCGGCCTCGGCCATGGGCGGCGGGATGGGTGGCATGGGCCACGGCGGCGCCCAGCCCGGCAAGGAGAAACGGCGCGATCCCAACCTCGCCCCCGACGAGGACCTCTATACCGAGGACCGCCCTTGGACCGAGGGCGTCATCGGGGCACGCAAGCGCCGTGACACCCCGGACAAGGACCAGAAGTGA
- a CDS encoding ABC transporter permease, with protein MTPVRRVREVLPLLPFLVVVTVFLIIPTATVLVNAFVVDGRFSPERLTALFSEAPLAALGRSLLLSGSTALIGAVFGALLCWLIAGSSPGSLVRRVVLSLCSVLAQFGGVALAFAFLATIGLNGVLTVWAQQAFGWDLAGSGWLYGLPGLILVYSYFQIPLMVIVFLPALEGLRVQWREAAVSLGAGPWRYWREVGVPLLTPAFLGSLLLLFANAFAAYATAAALVSQGSPIVPLLIRAALTSEVVLGQSGFAYALALEMIVVVAVVMVAYNALVRRTARWLT; from the coding sequence TTGACACCGGTGCGTCGCGTACGCGAGGTGCTGCCCCTACTGCCGTTCCTGGTGGTGGTGACCGTGTTCCTGATCATCCCGACGGCGACGGTGCTGGTGAACGCATTCGTCGTGGACGGCCGCTTCTCACCGGAGCGGCTCACCGCGCTGTTCAGCGAAGCACCGCTGGCGGCGCTGGGCCGCAGCCTGCTGCTGTCCGGCAGCACCGCACTGATCGGCGCGGTGTTCGGGGCCCTGTTGTGCTGGCTGATCGCCGGTAGTTCGCCGGGTTCGCTGGTGCGCCGGGTGGTGCTGTCGTTGTGCAGTGTGCTGGCCCAGTTCGGTGGTGTCGCACTGGCGTTCGCGTTCCTGGCCACCATCGGACTGAACGGTGTGCTGACAGTGTGGGCGCAGCAGGCCTTCGGCTGGGATCTCGCCGGCTCGGGCTGGCTTTACGGGTTGCCCGGACTGATCCTGGTGTACAGCTACTTCCAGATCCCGTTGATGGTGATCGTGTTCCTGCCTGCGCTGGAGGGCCTGCGCGTGCAATGGCGTGAGGCCGCCGTCAGCCTGGGCGCCGGGCCATGGCGCTACTGGCGCGAGGTGGGTGTCCCGCTGTTGACCCCCGCCTTTCTCGGGTCACTGCTGTTGTTGTTCGCCAACGCTTTTGCCGCGTACGCGACCGCCGCGGCACTGGTCAGCCAGGGCAGCCCGATCGTGCCGTTGCTCATCAGGGCCGCACTGACCAGTGAGGTGGTGCTCGGGCAATCCGGTTTCGCCTATGCGCTGGCGCTGGAGATGATCGTCGTCGTCGCCGTCGTGATGGTGGCCTACAACGCCCTGGTGCGGCGGACCGCGCGGTGGCTGACATGA
- the mycP gene encoding type VII secretion-associated serine protease mycosin, which yields MRRIAALLAALTLLVGLAPPAGAVEPPTIDPGAVPPDETGPDQPTEQRRVCSAPITFPNSNFTDKPWANDYLRLADAQKFATGAGITVAVIDTGVNGSPRVPAEPGGDFVDKAGNGMSDCDSHGTLTASIIAGRPAPTDGFVGVAPDARLLSLRQTSDNFQPVGSRSDPNDPNSTQTAGSLRSLARAIVHAANLGAQVINISEAACYKVTRPINESGLGAAINYAVNIKGAVVVVAAGNTGQDCAQNPPPEADQPNDPRGWKQVQTIVSPAWYSPMVLTVGGIGQTGQPSSFSVSGPWLDAAAPAENITALGYDGNPVNALAGTDGPIPIAGTSFAAAYVSGLAALLRQRFPDLTPAQIMNRITATARHPGGGVDNYVGAGVIDPVAALTWDVPAGPKAVPYRVKQLPPPVYVPPPDRRPITIVVVTGTAVALILGIGALARRALRRR from the coding sequence GTGCGACGCATCGCTGCGCTGCTGGCCGCGTTGACGCTGTTGGTGGGCCTGGCCCCGCCGGCCGGTGCCGTCGAGCCGCCGACGATCGACCCCGGGGCCGTTCCCCCGGACGAGACCGGGCCGGATCAGCCCACCGAACAGCGACGGGTGTGTTCGGCGCCGATCACGTTCCCGAACTCGAACTTCACCGACAAGCCGTGGGCCAACGACTATCTGCGGCTGGCCGACGCGCAGAAGTTCGCGACCGGCGCCGGGATCACCGTCGCCGTCATCGACACGGGCGTCAACGGCTCGCCCCGGGTGCCCGCCGAACCGGGCGGTGATTTCGTCGACAAGGCCGGCAACGGGATGTCGGACTGCGACTCGCACGGCACGCTGACGGCCTCGATCATCGCCGGGCGGCCCGCACCCACCGACGGGTTCGTCGGCGTCGCACCCGATGCGCGCCTGCTGTCCCTGCGCCAGACCTCGGACAATTTCCAGCCCGTCGGGTCCCGCAGCGACCCGAACGATCCGAACAGCACCCAGACCGCGGGCTCACTGCGCAGCCTGGCCCGCGCGATCGTGCATGCCGCCAACCTCGGCGCGCAGGTGATCAACATCAGCGAGGCGGCCTGCTACAAGGTGACCCGCCCGATCAACGAGTCCGGTCTGGGTGCCGCGATCAACTACGCCGTCAACATCAAGGGCGCGGTGGTGGTGGTCGCCGCGGGCAACACCGGCCAGGACTGCGCACAGAATCCGCCACCGGAAGCCGACCAGCCCAACGACCCGCGCGGCTGGAAGCAGGTGCAGACCATCGTGTCACCGGCCTGGTATTCGCCGATGGTGCTGACGGTCGGCGGTATCGGCCAGACGGGACAGCCGAGCAGCTTCTCGGTGTCGGGTCCGTGGCTCGACGCGGCGGCGCCCGCGGAGAACATCACCGCGCTGGGGTATGACGGCAATCCGGTCAACGCGCTGGCCGGCACCGACGGGCCCATCCCCATCGCGGGCACCTCCTTCGCGGCCGCCTATGTGTCCGGCCTGGCCGCGCTGCTGCGGCAGCGCTTCCCCGACCTCACCCCGGCGCAGATCATGAACCGGATCACCGCCACCGCCCGGCATCCCGGCGGCGGGGTGGACAACTACGTCGGCGCCGGGGTGATCGACCCCGTGGCCGCGCTGACCTGGGACGTGCCCGCCGGCCCGAAGGCAGTGCCGTACCGGGTCAAACAGCTTCCGCCGCCGGTCTATGTCCCGCCGCCGGACCGGCGCCCCATCACCATCGTGGTGGTGACGGGGACCGCGGTCGCGCTGATCCTCGGGATCGGCGCGCTGGCCCGCCGCGCCCTGAGGCGCCGATGA
- a CDS encoding HPr family phosphocarrier protein: MPSKTVTVGSAIGLHARPAAIIAEAVVNAGVPVTLAVDGGEPVDAGSALMIMTLGAGNGAQVTVASDDAAVLATVADLVTQDLDA, from the coding sequence ATGCCCAGCAAGACCGTCACCGTCGGATCCGCCATCGGCCTGCACGCCCGGCCGGCCGCCATCATCGCCGAGGCCGTCGTCAACGCCGGCGTGCCGGTGACCCTGGCCGTCGACGGCGGCGAGCCGGTGGACGCCGGTTCGGCGCTGATGATCATGACCCTCGGTGCCGGCAACGGCGCGCAGGTGACGGTGGCCTCCGACGACGCGGCGGTGCTGGCCACCGTCGCCGACCTGGTGACCCAGGATCTGGACGCCTGA
- a CDS encoding ABC transporter permease yields the protein MTKAVRGALWVLFGLFFLLPLYAMADFSTRDPLGGGGRTPAAWHSLVTDDELVTSIVTSVLLAVLTVAAMLAVLVPTMIWVRLRTPWARRLVEFLCLLPLTIPALVIVVGLRNVYLWVTYLLGESALTLTFVYIVLVLPFAYRALDAALSSIALTTLAEAARSLGAGWFTTIVRVIVPNIWSGILAAAFISIAVVLGEYTVASLSGFMTLPVQIVTIGKADGPTSVAASLATLIFGFVLLLVLSLVTRRGRRG from the coding sequence ATGACGAAGGCGGTGCGCGGCGCGCTGTGGGTGTTGTTCGGCCTGTTCTTCCTGCTGCCGCTCTATGCGATGGCCGATTTCTCCACCAGGGATCCTCTCGGCGGCGGCGGCCGCACGCCGGCGGCCTGGCACAGCCTGGTCACCGACGACGAACTGGTCACCTCCATCGTCACCTCGGTGCTGCTGGCGGTGCTGACGGTCGCGGCGATGCTCGCGGTGCTGGTGCCGACGATGATCTGGGTTCGGTTGCGTACCCCGTGGGCGCGCAGGCTCGTCGAGTTCCTGTGCCTGCTGCCGTTGACCATTCCGGCGCTGGTGATCGTGGTCGGTCTGCGCAACGTCTATCTGTGGGTCACCTATCTGCTCGGCGAATCGGCACTCACCCTGACCTTCGTCTACATCGTGCTGGTGCTGCCGTTCGCCTACCGCGCCTTGGACGCGGCGCTGTCGTCGATCGCCCTGACCACCCTCGCGGAGGCGGCGCGCTCACTGGGAGCCGGGTGGTTCACGACCATCGTGCGGGTGATCGTGCCCAACATCTGGTCGGGCATCCTGGCGGCGGCGTTCATCTCGATCGCCGTGGTGCTCGGCGAGTACACCGTGGCCTCGCTGTCGGGATTCATGACGTTGCCCGTGCAGATCGTGACGATCGGCAAGGCCGACGGCCCCACCTCGGTGGCCGCCTCGCTGGCCACCCTCATCTTCGGTTTCGTTCTGTTGTTGGTGCTTTCATTGGTGACGAGAAGGGGGCGCCGCGGATGA
- a CDS encoding ABC transporter substrate-binding protein — MKKSGLNTSGLLAMTAAALLAAGLVTSCAPPEKKDGQGGAAASTATSSADFGGMDGLVEAAKKEGELNVIALPPDWANYGAIIEAFTAKYGIKVNSAQPGASSQEEISAAQQQKGRSTAPDVFDLGQSVALANTGMFAPYKVEHFAEISDSFKDPDGRWVNDYGGYMSIGYDSAKVGVIAGVDDLLKPELKGKVALNGDPTQAGAAFSGVMMVAVAQGGSPDDIAPGVEFFHKLNQAGNFLPVDPTPATIASGQTPVVIDWDYLNVAQAKKVPTWKVVIPHNAAVAGYYFQAINAEAPHPAAARLWQEFLYSDEGQNLYLAGGARPVRADSMVTKGSIDRATYGTLPPVDGAAAFVSVEQNKKATDYLKANWAKAIG, encoded by the coding sequence ATGAAGAAATCTGGGCTGAACACGTCGGGTCTGCTGGCGATGACCGCCGCCGCGCTGCTTGCCGCGGGGTTGGTCACCTCCTGCGCGCCGCCCGAGAAGAAGGACGGGCAGGGCGGCGCCGCGGCGAGCACCGCGACCTCGTCCGCAGATTTCGGCGGGATGGACGGCCTGGTCGAGGCGGCCAAGAAGGAAGGCGAACTCAACGTCATCGCCCTGCCGCCGGATTGGGCGAACTACGGCGCCATCATCGAGGCCTTCACCGCCAAGTACGGCATCAAGGTCAACTCGGCCCAGCCCGGAGCCAGCAGCCAGGAAGAGATCAGCGCCGCCCAGCAGCAGAAGGGCCGCAGCACCGCACCCGACGTGTTCGACCTGGGCCAGTCGGTGGCGTTGGCCAACACCGGCATGTTCGCGCCGTACAAGGTGGAGCATTTCGCCGAGATCTCCGACTCCTTCAAGGACCCGGACGGCCGGTGGGTCAACGACTACGGCGGCTACATGTCGATCGGGTACGACTCCGCCAAGGTCGGTGTCATCGCCGGCGTGGACGACCTGCTCAAGCCCGAGCTGAAGGGCAAGGTGGCGCTCAACGGCGACCCGACGCAGGCCGGCGCCGCGTTCTCCGGGGTGATGATGGTCGCGGTGGCCCAGGGCGGTTCGCCGGACGATATCGCCCCCGGCGTCGAGTTCTTCCACAAACTCAACCAGGCGGGCAACTTCCTTCCGGTGGATCCGACGCCGGCCACCATCGCCTCCGGGCAGACGCCGGTGGTGATCGACTGGGATTACCTCAACGTCGCGCAGGCCAAGAAGGTACCCACCTGGAAGGTGGTCATTCCGCACAACGCCGCGGTGGCCGGGTACTACTTCCAGGCCATCAACGCCGAGGCTCCGCACCCGGCGGCGGCCCGGCTGTGGCAGGAATTCTTGTACAGCGACGAAGGACAGAACCTGTACCTGGCCGGCGGGGCCCGGCCGGTGCGGGCCGACTCGATGGTGACCAAGGGCAGCATCGACCGGGCGACGTACGGCACCCTGCCGCCGGTGGACGGTGCGGCGGCCTTCGTCTCCGTGGAGCAGAACAAGAAGGCCACCGACTATCTGAAAGCCAACTGGGCCAAGGCGATCGGTTGA
- the eccE gene encoding type VII secretion protein EccE: protein MREFFGQFGFRFTTGHLLWAAVLIPAVVLVSIPLNLLWLGITLAVLIAVATTLTVRGRRFTGWIAALFSWRRRHTVAPPAPSVPAVGATVLPGDHVAVRWEGDQLIATIELIPRPFTPTVLVSGEAFTDDVVDTRLVEQLLAAHCPELEADVVSAGYRVGKTAPASLVALYEQVVGPYPAPANRRTWIVLRADPERTRRPAQRRESGVAGLARYLVASTTRIADQLASNGIDARCGRSFDDFDRATEISFERESWSSIKGRSTFTAAYVAPGGPNVWWSARADHTITRVRIRPGAAPTTTVLLTTLANPATPRGFSCLFGGQRAALLGQSPVTDRHYELPIGSAGVLVGETADRYPVYMPFDDVDVSINLGDARLFTQFVIRSAAAGGVVTLGPQFREFAGFVNGRIGTEAKVTWPNATTYLGPHPGVGRVVLRSNFIGTPRHSQLPIRLINPREESRYQMALEGV, encoded by the coding sequence ATGAGAGAGTTCTTCGGCCAGTTCGGTTTTCGCTTCACCACCGGTCACCTGCTGTGGGCGGCGGTGCTGATCCCGGCCGTGGTGCTGGTGTCCATCCCGCTGAACCTGCTGTGGCTGGGCATCACGCTGGCCGTGCTGATCGCCGTCGCGACCACCCTGACCGTCCGCGGCCGCCGCTTCACCGGCTGGATCGCCGCACTGTTCTCCTGGCGACGCCGGCACACCGTCGCGCCACCCGCGCCGTCGGTGCCCGCCGTCGGCGCCACGGTGCTGCCCGGCGATCACGTCGCGGTGCGCTGGGAGGGCGACCAGTTGATCGCCACCATCGAACTGATCCCCCGCCCGTTCACCCCGACGGTGCTGGTGTCCGGTGAGGCGTTCACCGACGACGTGGTGGACACCCGGCTGGTCGAACAACTGCTCGCCGCGCACTGCCCCGAACTGGAGGCCGACGTCGTCTCCGCCGGGTACCGGGTGGGCAAGACCGCACCGGCCAGCCTCGTCGCGCTCTACGAACAGGTGGTCGGGCCGTACCCGGCACCGGCGAACCGGCGCACCTGGATCGTGCTGCGCGCCGACCCCGAACGCACCCGGCGGCCGGCCCAGCGCCGCGAGTCCGGTGTCGCCGGGCTGGCCCGCTACCTGGTGGCCTCCACCACCCGCATCGCGGATCAGTTGGCCAGCAACGGTATCGATGCGCGGTGCGGGCGCAGCTTCGACGATTTCGACCGGGCCACCGAGATCAGTTTCGAACGCGAGTCGTGGTCGTCGATCAAGGGCCGCAGCACGTTCACCGCGGCGTATGTGGCGCCGGGTGGGCCGAACGTCTGGTGGTCGGCCCGCGCCGACCACACCATCACCCGGGTGCGCATCCGCCCCGGTGCCGCACCCACCACCACGGTGCTGCTGACCACGCTGGCCAATCCGGCCACCCCGCGCGGGTTTTCGTGCCTGTTCGGTGGGCAGCGGGCCGCGCTGCTCGGACAGAGCCCGGTCACCGACCGGCATTACGAACTGCCGATCGGCTCGGCGGGGGTGCTGGTGGGCGAGACGGCCGACCGCTACCCGGTGTACATGCCGTTCGACGACGTGGATGTCAGCATCAACCTGGGTGACGCGCGGCTGTTCACCCAGTTCGTCATCCGGTCGGCCGCAGCCGGGGGCGTGGTGACGCTGGGCCCGCAGTTCCGCGAGTTCGCCGGCTTCGTCAACGGCCGGATCGGCACCGAGGCCAAGGTGACGTGGCCGAACGCCACCACCTACCTCGGACCGCATCCCGGGGTCGGACGAGTCGTGTTGCGTAGCAACTTCATCGGCACACCGCGGCACTCTCAGTTGCCGATTCGGTTGATCAACCCGCGTGAGGAGAGCCGCTACCAGATGGCGCTGGAGGGGGTATGA
- a CDS encoding YbaB/EbfC family nucleoid-associated protein — translation MHPQVAAVLRQASRLQDLMDSQLHKMASESFTAADESETVEVTLNGHHHLVDVYLSDGVLRLGSDTVSHRLNEALHNATEVASDSIAADQDRLNEAIAEITDGD, via the coding sequence ATGCATCCCCAGGTGGCCGCCGTGCTGCGCCAGGCCAGCCGCCTGCAGGATCTGATGGACAGTCAACTGCACAAGATGGCCAGCGAATCCTTCACGGCGGCAGACGAATCCGAGACCGTGGAGGTAACCCTCAACGGTCACCACCATCTGGTCGACGTCTACTTGTCCGACGGTGTGCTGCGGCTGGGGTCCGACACGGTGTCCCACCGGCTCAACGAGGCGCTGCACAATGCCACCGAGGTGGCCAGTGATTCCATTGCCGCCGACCAGGATCGGCTCAACGAGGCGATCGCCGAGATCACCGACGGCGATTAG
- a CDS encoding PTS fructose transporter subunit IIABC has translation MSTTDTAQPVITTDLVLLDADAGTSNQSVIGRIAALLAGAGRTSDADGLIAAAMAREAQSATGLPGGIAIPHCRSAFVDTPTIGFARLAPAVDFGAPDGPADLVFLIAAPESGGAEHLKLLSSLARALVRKEFVASLRAAKTAGELVALVDGVINPAPAAPAETAAAAKKASIVAVTACPTGIAHTYMAADALKLAAERADVALTVETQGSSGGTALSADTIANAGAVIFATDVGVKDKQRFAGKPVIASGVKRAINEPDKMIAEAVSAAADPDAPRVSGTAGEAAAASSAAGSLGWGTRLRQILLTGVSYMIPFVAAGGLLIALGFLFAGYDIANSPDGAKPVGFGMNSLGAHIATGNSLTDLPAGGFAQYLGAVLFTVGGLAFMFLVPALAGYISFAIADRPGIAPGFTAGAVAVFVGGGFIGGIVGGLIAGFTALWISKVSVPQWLRGLMPVVVIPLFASLVVGLLMFLLLGRPLAAITSGLTNWLNGLTGASVILLGVILGLMMCFDLGGPVNKAAYAFATAGLNVADPASLRIMAAVMAAGMVPPLAMALATTVRPGMFSEPERENGRAAWLLGASFISEGAIPFAAADPLRVIPSMMAGGAVTGAMIMAFNVTLKAPHGGIFVFFAIGHLVWFLVALAAGTAVAALAVVLAKQFTKTPVNA, from the coding sequence ATGTCCACCACCGATACCGCTCAGCCGGTGATCACCACCGATCTGGTGCTGCTCGACGCCGACGCCGGCACCAGCAACCAGTCCGTGATCGGCCGCATCGCCGCGCTGCTCGCCGGCGCCGGCCGCACCAGTGACGCCGACGGGCTGATCGCCGCGGCCATGGCCCGGGAAGCACAGTCGGCCACCGGTTTACCCGGCGGCATCGCCATCCCGCACTGCCGGTCGGCGTTCGTCGACACGCCGACCATCGGGTTCGCCCGGCTGGCGCCGGCGGTCGACTTCGGCGCCCCGGACGGTCCGGCCGACCTGGTGTTCCTCATCGCGGCGCCGGAATCCGGTGGCGCCGAACACCTCAAGCTGCTCTCCAGCCTGGCCCGCGCGCTGGTGCGCAAGGAATTCGTGGCATCGCTGCGCGCGGCCAAGACCGCTGGTGAACTCGTGGCCCTCGTCGACGGCGTGATCAACCCGGCCCCGGCCGCACCCGCCGAAACCGCCGCCGCGGCCAAGAAGGCATCGATCGTGGCGGTCACCGCGTGCCCCACCGGAATCGCCCACACCTACATGGCCGCCGACGCACTCAAGCTGGCCGCGGAGCGGGCCGATGTCGCCCTCACCGTCGAGACCCAGGGTTCCTCGGGCGGCACCGCGCTGTCGGCCGACACCATCGCCAATGCCGGTGCCGTCATCTTCGCCACCGATGTCGGTGTCAAGGACAAACAGCGCTTCGCCGGGAAACCCGTCATCGCCTCCGGGGTCAAGCGCGCCATCAACGAGCCGGACAAGATGATCGCCGAAGCCGTCTCGGCCGCGGCCGACCCCGACGCCCCCCGGGTCTCCGGGACCGCGGGTGAGGCCGCCGCCGCCTCCTCCGCCGCGGGCAGCCTGGGCTGGGGCACCCGGCTGCGCCAGATCCTGCTCACCGGCGTGAGTTACATGATCCCGTTCGTGGCGGCCGGCGGTCTGCTGATCGCGCTGGGCTTCCTGTTCGCCGGTTACGACATCGCGAACAGTCCCGACGGCGCGAAACCCGTCGGCTTCGGCATGAACTCGCTGGGCGCCCACATCGCCACCGGAAACTCGCTGACCGACCTGCCCGCGGGCGGCTTCGCGCAATACCTGGGGGCGGTGCTCTTCACGGTCGGCGGCTTGGCGTTCATGTTCCTGGTGCCCGCGCTGGCCGGGTACATCAGCTTCGCGATCGCCGACCGGCCCGGCATCGCACCCGGTTTCACCGCGGGTGCGGTCGCGGTCTTCGTCGGCGGCGGGTTCATCGGCGGCATCGTCGGGGGCCTGATCGCCGGGTTCACCGCCCTGTGGATTTCCAAAGTCAGTGTGCCGCAATGGTTGCGGGGCCTGATGCCGGTGGTCGTCATCCCGCTGTTCGCCTCGCTGGTCGTCGGGCTGCTGATGTTCCTGCTGCTCGGCCGGCCGCTCGCCGCGATCACCTCGGGCCTGACCAACTGGCTCAACGGGCTGACCGGCGCGTCGGTGATCCTGCTCGGCGTCATCCTCGGCCTGATGATGTGCTTCGACCTGGGTGGCCCCGTCAACAAGGCAGCCTATGCGTTCGCCACCGCGGGACTCAATGTCGCCGACCCGGCATCGCTGCGGATCATGGCCGCGGTGATGGCCGCCGGCATGGTGCCGCCGCTGGCCATGGCCCTGGCCACCACGGTGCGGCCCGGGATGTTCAGCGAGCCGGAGCGGGAGAACGGCCGGGCGGCGTGGCTGCTGGGTGCCTCGTTCATCTCCGAGGGCGCCATCCCGTTCGCCGCGGCCGATCCGCTGCGGGTGATCCCCTCGATGATGGCCGGCGGTGCCGTCACCGGCGCGATGATCATGGCCTTCAACGTCACGCTCAAGGCCCCGCACGGCGGCATCTTCGTCTTCTTCGCGATCGGCCACCTGGTCTGGTTCCTGGTGGCGCTGGCGGCCGGAACCGCGGTCGCCGCGCTGGCCGTCGTGCTCGCCAAGCAGTTCACCAAGACCCCCGTCAACGCCTGA